ATTACAGGAGGTGAACCACTTCTAAAAAAAGAAATCTTCTTGTTGTTAGAATATCTTGACCATAGTCCACTGGTGAAAGAGACAAATATTATTACCAATGCTACTCTTATGGGTGAAGATGTCTTAAAAAGATTGACTGAGTTTCCAAAATTAAAAAGGATAAAGGTTTCTCTCGAAGGTTTAAAGGAACAGAGTTGTGATGCCATAAGAGGCAATGGGGTCTTTAAAAAGGTCATTAAAGCAATGGACTTATTGCAAGATAAAGGATTAGAAGTTGTCCTGATGTTCACTGTCCTGAAAACAAATTTAGAGGAGATTGTAGAAATTCCACAATTTTGTAAAAGGCATTCAATAGACGGTGTTATCCTTGAAAGGTTTATACCGCTGGGAAAAGGAAATCAAATAGCCGAGGAGGTTTTAGACCAAAAAGATTACAAAAGATTGATAGAGTTAATTTTAAAGATAATCCCAAATAAATTTGAACTGGATGATTTCTTGCCTTATAAGGCATTTTGGATAAAATGGGATAAAACCATAAAAATATTAGGGGCAAAATGTAATATTGGCGACACGCTCTGTATTATGCCAGATGGCGAAGTATTTCCCTGTCGAAGGTTCAATCTGAGCATAGGAAACCTTCTTAAAGATTCTTTAAAGAATATTTATGAGCAGACTGCTCTCCTGAAGGAATTGAAAGATAAGAGACATCTCAAAGGGAAATGTTCTATTTGTAGTGTTTCGGACTGTTTTGGTTGTCGGGCATTAGCCCTTGCTCTAACTGGCGATTACTTTGCACAAGATAGCCAATGTTGGTGGTAGGAGAAAAGAATTTTATGAAAAAACGGATTATAATTTTGACGATAATAATTCTTATTGTAAGTATTATTAGTTTTATTTTGATAAAGAAGAATGTAGAAAAGACAGTTACAATAACCAAAGGCTCGGTGACTCGCGGGGAATTAATACTTAAGGTTACCTCTCGCGGTAAAATCGAGGCAAAAGAAAGGTTTGAACTGAGAGCTAAAATTCCCGGGGTGGTAGTTAATATCTTAGAAGAAGGCACCGAAGTCAAGAAAGGTCAAATAATAGCCACAATGAATGATAAAGAATTATTAGCTAAACAGAAAGAACAATCTGCATTACTGGTTTCCTATCAATCCGAACTTAATAGCCTTCTTCGAGGGATTAATCTCAAAGAGATAGAAGAGAAAGCAGATGAGGCGAAGGTATGGTTTGATGAGATTAATAGACAATTTT
Above is a genomic segment from bacterium containing:
- a CDS encoding radical SAM protein — encoded protein: MKGEFNFQWHITNLCNLKCKHCYQSDFTRSLDIDWAKIKYLADNIIATLTQWHKSTRIDITGGEPLLKKEIFLLLEYLDHSPLVKETNIITNATLMGEDVLKRLTEFPKLKRIKVSLEGLKEQSCDAIRGNGVFKKVIKAMDLLQDKGLEVVLMFTVLKTNLEEIVEIPQFCKRHSIDGVILERFIPLGKGNQIAEEVLDQKDYKRLIELILKIIPNKFELDDFLPYKAFWIKWDKTIKILGAKCNIGDTLCIMPDGEVFPCRRFNLSIGNLLKDSLKNIYEQTALLKELKDKRHLKGKCSICSVSDCFGCRALALALTGDYFAQDSQCWW